A stretch of the Arachis stenosperma cultivar V10309 chromosome 6, arast.V10309.gnm1.PFL2, whole genome shotgun sequence genome encodes the following:
- the LOC130933358 gene encoding pyruvate dehydrogenase E1 component subunit alpha-3, chloroplastic-like, which produces MSFSATNFAQPRPVPVGIRSNEKSLSSDPFRFRFRGSPSFLGSPHSLRFNPTPPLKLAIPHCRRSTAAAVTDVSNGKMVKSSANTLITKEEGLELYEDMILGRFFEDMCAQMYYRGKMFGFVHLYNGQEAVSTGFIKLLKKEDTVVSTYRDHVHALSKGVPARAVMSELFGKATGCCRGQGGSMHMFSKEHNLIGGFAFIGEGIPVATGAAFSSKYRREVLKEASADHVTLAFFGDGTCNNGQFYECLNMAALWKLPIIFVVENNLWAIGMSHLRATSDPEIWKKGPAFGMAGVHVDGMDVLKVREVAKEAIERARRGDGPTLVECETYRFRGHSLADPDELRDPAEKARYAARDPISALKKYMIENKLANEQELKSIEKKIDEVLDDAVEFSDESPLPPRSQLLENVFADPKGFGIGPDGKYRCEDPKFTQGTAHV; this is translated from the exons ATGTCTTtctcagcaaccaactttgctCAACCTCGTCCTGTCCCTGTCGGAATCAGATCCAATGAGAAGTCATTGTCTTCGGATCCCTTCAGATTCAGATTCAGAGGTTCTCCATCTTTCCTTGGATCTCCACACAGCCTTCGTTTCAATCCTACCCCTCCCCTTAAGCTTGCTATTCCTCACTGCCGCCGATCCACTGCTGCCGCTGTCACCGATGTTTCCAACGGCAAAATGGTCAAATCCAGCGCCAATACG CTCATTACCAAAGAGGAAGGCTTGGAGCTCTATGAAGACATGATATTAGGCAGATTCTTTGAGGACATGTGTGCACAGATGTACTATAGAGGCAAAATGTTCGGTTTTGTTCACTTGTACAATGGCCAAGAAGCTGTGTCAACTGGGTTCATCAAGCTTCTAAAGAAGGAAGACACTGTAGTGAGCACCTACAGGGACCATGTTCATGCGCTGAGTAAGGGCGTACCAGCACGTGCCGTCATGAGTGAGCTCTTTGGAAAGGCCACAGGGTGCTGCAGAGGACAGGGTGGCTCAATGCACATGTTCTCAAAGGAGCATAATTTGATTGGTGGGTTTGCTTTCATTGGTGAAGGTATTCCTGTGGCAACTGGAGCAGCATTCTCCAGCAAGTACAGGAGGGAGGTGCTCAAAGAGGCAAGTGCTGATCACGTGACACTGGCGTTCTTTGGCGATGGAACTTGTAACAATGGACAGTTCTATGAATGCCTTAACATGGCAGCTTTGTGGAAATTGccaattatttttgttgtggAGAATAATTTGTGGGCTATTGGGATGTCACATCTGAGGGCAACTTCAGATCCTGAGATATGGAAGAAAGGACCAGCATTTGGAATGGCAGGGGTTCATGTAGATGGAATGGATGTTTTGAAGGTTAGGGAAGTCGCAAAGGAGGCAATTGAAAGAGCCAGAAGAGGAGATGGACCAACTTTGGTGGAATGTGAGACCTATAGATTTAGAGGTCACTCATTGGCTGATCCTGATGAGCTTCGTGATCCTG CTGAGAAGGCACGCTATGCTGCTAGGGATCCGATATCTGCATTGAAAAAATACATGATTGAGAACAAATTAGCAAATGAACAAGAATTGAAGAGCATAGAGAAAAAGATTGATGAGGTCCTTGATGATGCTGTTGAGTTTTCAGATGAGAGCCCCCTTCCACCCCGCAGCCAGCTTCTAGAGAATGTTTTCGCTGATCCAAAAGGTTTTGGAATTGGCCCTGATGGCAAGTACAGATGTGAGGACCCAAAATTCACCCAGGGGACTGCTCatgtctaa
- the LOC130933357 gene encoding conserved oligomeric Golgi complex subunit 4: MGATPHSNGNGSILDQENGTLSSPGSATHAISSSVDFGTIEAVEYVRSLTDVGAMTRLLHECIAHQRALDVQLDDLLSQRGDLDRHLLHLQRSSEVLDIVKCDSDHMLSNVSSTCDLADNVSRKVRELDIAQSRVRSTLLRIDAIVERANCLDGVHRALENEDYEAAAKYVQTFLQIDSQYKDSASDQRERLMGAKKQLEGIVRKKLSAAVDQRDHPSILRFIRLYTPLGLEEEGLQVYVGYLKKVIAMRSRLEFEQLVELMEQNSAGGINAGMNQSPVNFVGCLTNLFKDIVLAIEENSEILSSLCGEDGIVYAICELQEECDSRGSVILKKYMEYRKLAKLSTEINAQNNNLLAVGGSPEGPDPREIELYLEEILSLMQLGEDYTEFMISKIKGLTSVDPELVPRATKAFRSGSFSKVAQDLTGFYVILEGFFMVENVRKAIRIDEHVPDSLTTSMVDDVFYVLQSCLRRAISTANISSVVAVLSGASSLLSNEYQEALQQKTREPNLGAKLFFGGVGVQKTGTEIATSLNNMDVSSEYVLKLKHEIEEQCAEVFPAPADREKVKSCLSELADSSNAFKQALNAGIEQLVATITPRIRPVLDSVGTISYELSEAEYADNEVNDPWVQRLLHAVETNVAWMQPLMTVNNYDTFVHLVIDFIVKRLEVIMMQKRFSQLGGLQLDRDARALVSHFSVMTQRTVRDKFARLTQMATILNLEKVSEILDFWGENSGPMTWRLTPAEVRRVLGLRVDFKPEAIAALKL, from the exons atgGGGGCAACTCCTCACTCCAACGGGAACGGTTCAATATTGGATCAGGAAAATGGCACTCTATCATCCCCCGGCAGCGCCACCCACGCCATATCATCATCGGTGGACTTCGGGACGATAGAGGCGGTGGAGTACGTGCGCTCGCTGACGGACGTGGGGGCCATGACGCGGCTGCTGCATGAGTGCATCGCCCACCAGAGGGCCCTTGACGTCCAGCTCGACGACCTCCTCTCCCAGCGCGGCGACCTCGACCGCCACCTCCTCCACCTCCAGCGCTCATCTGAGGTTCTCGATATTGTCAAGTGTGATTCAGACCACATGCTCTCTAACGTCTCCTCCACTTGCGACCTCGCCGATAACGTCAGCCGTAAGGTCCGGGAGCTCGACATCGCACAGTCGCGAGTCCGCTCCACGCTCCTCCGTATCGACGCCATCGTAGAGAGGGCCAACTGCCTCGACGGTGTCCACCGCGCTCTCGAAAACGAGGACTATGAGGCTGCTGCAAAGTACGTGCAGACGTTCCTCCAGATCGACTCTCAGTACAAGGATTCCGCCTCCGATCAGAGGGAGCGCTTGATGGGCGCCAAGAAGCAGCTCGAAGGGATCGTCCGGAAGAAGCTCTCCGCCGCTGTGGACCAGCGTGACCACCCTTCCATTCTGAGGTTCATTCGGTTGTATACGCCGCTGGGTTTGGAGGAGGAGGGTTTGCAGGTTTACGTTGGGTACTTGAAGAAGGTGATTGCGATGCGCTCGAGGCTGGAATTTGAGCAGTTGGTGGAGTTGATGGAGCAGAATAGTGCCGGTGGCATCAATGCTGGTATGAATCAGAGCCCTGTTAACTTCGTTGGGTGTTTGACTAATTTGTTTAAGGACATTGTGTTGGCAATTGAAGAGAACAGTGAGATCTTGAGTAGTCTGTGTGGAGAGGATGGGATTGTGTATGCGATCTGTGAGCTCCAGGAGGAGTGTGATTCGAGGGGTTCTGTGATCTTGAAAAAGTATATGGAGTATAGGAAGTTGGCTAAGTTGTCCACTGAGATCAATGCTCAGAACAACAATTTGCTAGCTGTTGGAGGAAGCCCTGAGGGACCGGACCCGCGAGAGATTGAATTGTACTTGGAAGAGATCCTCTCGCTGATGCAGTTGGGTGAGGATTACACCGAGTTCATGATTTCCAAGATCAAAGGACTTACTTCTGTTGATCCTGAATTGGTCCCGCGTGCAACCAAGGCTTTCAGGAGTGGTAGTTTCAGCAAAGTGGCTCAGGATCTAACTGGGTTTTATGTGATTCTGGAGGGATTCTTCATGGTGGAAAATGTCAGGAAGGCTATCAGGATCGATGAACATGTACCTGACAGCCTTACCACTTCTATGGTAGACGATGTGTTTTATGTGTTGCAAAGTTGCTTAAGAAGGGCAATATCCACTGCTAATATCAGTTCTGTTGTGGCGGTTTTGAGTGGGGCCAGTAGTTTGTTGAGCAATGAATATCAGGAAGCCTTGCAACAGAAAACAAGAGAGCCGAACCTTGGTGCAAAGTTGTTCTTTGGTGGCGTTGGTGTGCAGAAGACTGGGACAGAAATTGCAACGTCTTTAAATAATATGGATGTTAGCAGTGAATATGTTTTGAAGCTCAAGCACGAAATTGAGGAACAATGTGCTGAG GTTTTTCCTGCGCCAGCTGACCGAGAAAAGGTGAAATCTTGTTTGTCTGAGTTGGCAGATAGCAGCAATGCTTTCAAGCAAGCTCTGAATGCCGGTATTGAGCAACTTGTTGCAACCATTACGCCACGAATACGACCCGTATTAGACAGTGTAGGAACAATCAGCTATGAGCTTTCAGAGGCAGAGTATGCCGATAATGAGGTGAATGACCCTTGGGTTCAAAGACTTCTCCATGCTGTGGAGACAAATGTGGCATGGATGCAGCCATTGATGACTGTTAACAATTATGACACTTTTGTTCATTTGGTTATCGACTTCATTGTGAAAAGGCTTGAAGTCATTATGATGCAGAAGAGATTTAGTCAGCTTGGTGGCCTTCAGCTTGACAGAGATGCTAGAGCTCTTGTAAGCCATTTCAGCGTCATGACACAGAGAACTGTTAGAGACAAGTTTGCCCGTCTTACACAAATGGCAACCATTCTAAATTTAGAAAAGGTTTCTGAGATCTTAGATTTCTGGGGTGAGAACTCGGGACCTATGACTTGGAGATTAACTCCAGCAGAGGTTAGGCGTGTGTTGGGTCTACGGGTTGATTTCAAGCCAGAAGCCATAGCTGCTCTTAAGTTGTGA